The Candidatus Synechococcus calcipolaris G9 nucleotide sequence AACTCGGTTAAATGGTGGCGACAATCCAGAATGGTATTTCCCTCCGCAACTACCCCATCAAAGCCGGGAATGCAACCATGAATTAAACCATCCTGATGATCGTGTTCGTAAACTGCTCGGGCCATGGCGGCATTCATATAGTCAGACAACAGCATGGCGATCAATCCTAGGAGTTCATATACATTTAGACGTTCTCGGGCGGCAACGAATTCCACGTTTGGTTAATGTTGGCTGCGATCTCATTGCCCTGTTGAACCCGATCGCCCAGGGCCACGCCACCAATATAGTTACTGCATAGGAATAATCCCGGAAGCTGTTTCAGATGGGTCTGAATGGATTCTAATTGTTGACCATAGCCCAGGGTGTACTGGGGAATGGCCCGTTGCCAACGTTTAACCGATAGGAGTCGTCCCTGGTTGGGAGATAGACCAAGTACACGGTGCAGATCCTGTTTCACAATGGCAGCGATCGCCTCAGAGGAGAGAGTGGTCAATTGGGGATCCGTTGCCCCACCAATAAAGCTAGTAAACATCTGCCAACCTGGGGGAGTCCGGCCCGAAAATAAACAGGATGACCAAATGGTTCCTAGGGTACGAATCCCCTGATTACGGGGAATTAAATGGCCAAATCCTGGCCGTTGAGGCGGAACGGCTCCATCAGGATAGGCGAGAACAACGCAGGCAACCCCAGGATAGGGAATGGTTTCTAGGGCATCACTGGCTAAGGTGGCATGGGGCCGTAGTAGGGTTGCGGCAACGTAGGCAGGAATCGCCAAAACCAGCTGATGGGCATGGATGTCTTGATGCCCCTCGGCCCGTTCCACGGTAATGTGAAAGCCGCCATCCCCCAGGGGAGTAATGGATGTAGCCTGTGCCCCTAAATGAATGTGATCCCCTAGACGGGTGGCGATCGCCGTGGGTAAGGTTTCCAATCCTCCTTGAAAGGACCCCAGTTCACCGGGTCGCATTTTTGCAAGGGTCAGTTTTGGGTTGGGTACGGCCGAGGGCTGAGATTTGCGAGTTTGCCGTAGGCGTAGGGCCCCAGGCACCAACCCCCCCCCCCAATTTCTCTAGTTGGACAATGCGCCGAAAGGCTGCGGCCGCACTTAACTGGGCTGGATCACCGGCATAGACCCCCGACACAAAGGGGGCCACCAGTCGCTCCAACACTTCCTGTCCGAGGTGACGTTGGAAAAAATCCGTCACCGATTCATCCCCAGAACCCAGGCGGGGCGGTACAAATCCCACGGACCCAAGGCCCGCCCGTAGTTTCCCCCAGGGGGAGAGCAAACCAGAGGTAATGAGGGATAGGGGTCGGGTGGGTTCTAAGGCATGGAGTTTCTGCTGCCAGTAGATATAGCGAGGTAATTGGCGATCGCCCCGCAGAATCTGATCATTCAGATTTAATTCCGCAATCAATTCCAAGAGGGCCGGGGTTGGGGCAAAACTGGTGGGCCCCTCCTCCCAAAGAAAACCGTCTTCCCTTTGGGTCGTAATGTTTCCACCCACCCGATCTCCCGCTTCAATCACCTGGACAGAGCGATCGGGCGCCAGTTGATGAAGCCGCCAGGCCACCGTCAAACCACTAATGCCAGCCCCAATGACTAGGCAATCAACCGTTGCTGACCCTACCACTCCCTAATTCCCCATCCAAAATGAGTTAAACCTAAAACCGCTTAAACAAGGTATCCAGATATACCCGAGCCGTGCGGCGATCGCAATCTCCATTTTGCAGCAAAAAGAGCGACAATGCCGCCACAAACACCCGATCCTGATCCCAGTCGGGATGGCTCTCCAAGTAAAACTTAAGGGTTTCGTGTAGGTCTTCCGGAATTTCCGCCAGAATACTAATCGTTGCCTGAGCATTCATAACAATCTTTACCCCATCTGTAGTGCACCAATAGGCCCTAACCCAAAAACTCACCCTGTGGAAACCTGTGGAAAACTCCATGACAAACTTCGGGATAACCCCAGGCAAAAGTGCCCGAAGTCCCCATTTGTGCTTTTGCAGCAGGCTCTAAGGTGAGTTCAGAAAAACCTAGTGGAATTACATTTTGTGATCTGTCGTTGGGACTGTCAATGTGAACTGGATAACATTTTGCGATCGCCACTAACGCAAGAATGCGGGTTTCAGCGGGTCATCGTTCCTTGACTCAGTAAAAATAAGGCAGATCCTCGGTAATCCCCAAAAAGACAGCAACCATCGATTCTACCGTTGCCCCCTGTGGAAAACTTTTGGGAAACTTGTGGAAAACTCCTGAATCTCTGGGGAAAGCTTGGGGAAATATTCCCAAAAATGGGGGGAATACCCTCTCTGGTCAAGAATCTACAAAAGTCATGAAACCTTAACTTATATGGTTAAAATATTACAAATATGCTAAGTAAACCCTGTGTCGGCGATCGCTGGATTATGATGTAAGCTACGCGATCATAGGCCTCAACCATGAAAAAATCCTTTAAGTTCTTTAGCCTTGCCCTAGGAACCCTAAGCTATATTGCTGTTACAACCTCTGGGAGCTTTGCTAAACCCAATGTGGTTCTTGAGTCGCCATCTAATCCTGAAGTAGACATTGTGGCTGCGAGTCGGCCGGAGGTATCGCCCCAATTAAGCCAGGCGGTTTTGAATATGGAGGGCCGCCTCAAAAAAGAGTTTGATGATTATTTTGGCCGAGACTTGGCGGAGGTGACCCAAGCACCGGAGGACATGGCCGTCACCCTTGCCAAAATTAGTGAAGCCACTGGCAGTAAAACCGCCGTGATGTGGGTGATTCCACGGGAAGCTGACCTCCACCTCGTCTTAATTACCCCCAACCAGCCCCCCATTGTCCGGGATTTAGAGGATGTGCCCAAGGATGTTCTTTTCCCGGTAGCAGAAACCTTTCAACGGGACATCTCCAGCCCTTTAACTCAGCAACCCAGCCTAGTCGCTGCCCAACAACTCTATGAGTGGATTATTGGCCCCTACGAAGAAGACTTTCTCAAACCCCAAGGCATTGAAACCATTCTCTTTTGTCTGGGGGCGGGGGTACGTACCATGCCCTTTGCTGCCCTCCACGATGGGGAGCAATTTTTAATTGAGAAATACACCCTCAGCCGCATTCCTGCCTTTAACCTGATCAGTATGGAGCCAGGGAATGTACGCCGTCCGCGCATCTTAGCCATGGGAGCTTCAGAATTTCCCAATCAGAGTCCCTTACCAGCGGTTCCGGTGGAAATTAATACGATTTTGCAACAGGTGCAAACCGGAAATCAGCGGGTACGCACCCAAGGGTTGTTAAATCGCTCCTTTACGATGCGTAATTTAGAGCGTAATTTGCGGCGACAACGGCCAGATATTGTTCACCTAGCAACCCATGCTGAGTTCTTGCCCGGCAAACCCAGTAATTCCTACATTCAGCTATGGGATGATCGCCTTGGCCTGGATCAGGTGGATCAGGTGGAGTGGCGTTTACCGATGCTAGAACTACTCGTCTTGAGTGCTTGCCGCACCGCCGTGGGCGATCGGGATGCGGAGTTAGGGTTTGCGGGTCTGGCCCTACAATCGGGGGTAAAATCTGTCCTAGCCAGTCTTTGGTATGTGGATGACCTAGGGACTC carries:
- a CDS encoding type II toxin-antitoxin system HicB family antitoxin, which gives rise to MEFVAARERLNVYELLGLIAMLLSDYMNAAMARAVYEHDHQDGLIHGCIPGFDGVVAEGNTILDCRHHLTELLEDWIYFHLSRGVPVPIVDGIELPLRDVF
- the hemG gene encoding protoporphyrinogen oxidase produces the protein MPGALRLRQTRKSQPSAVPNPKLTLAKMRPGELGSFQGGLETLPTAIATRLGDHIHLGAQATSITPLGDGGFHITVERAEGHQDIHAHQLVLAIPAYVAATLLRPHATLASDALETIPYPGVACVVLAYPDGAVPPQRPGFGHLIPRNQGIRTLGTIWSSCLFSGRTPPGWQMFTSFIGGATDPQLTTLSSEAIAAIVKQDLHRVLGLSPNQGRLLSVKRWQRAIPQYTLGYGQQLESIQTHLKQLPGLFLCSNYIGGVALGDRVQQGNEIAANINQTWNSLPPENV
- the hemG gene encoding protoporphyrinogen oxidase; translation: MVGSATVDCLVIGAGISGLTVAWRLHQLAPDRSVQVIEAGDRVGGNITTQREDGFLWEEGPTSFAPTPALLELIAELNLNDQILRGDRQLPRYIYWQQKLHALEPTRPLSLITSGLLSPWGKLRAGLGSVGFVPPRLGSGDESVTDFFQRHLGQEVLERLVAPFVSGVYAGDPAQLSAAAAFRRIVQLEKLGGGVGAWGPTPTANSQISALGRTQPKTDPCKNATR
- a CDS encoding DUF2811 domain-containing protein, with the protein product MNAQATISILAEIPEDLHETLKFYLESHPDWDQDRVFVAALSLFLLQNGDCDRRTARVYLDTLFKRF
- a CDS encoding CHAT domain-containing protein — protein: MKKSFKFFSLALGTLSYIAVTTSGSFAKPNVVLESPSNPEVDIVAASRPEVSPQLSQAVLNMEGRLKKEFDDYFGRDLAEVTQAPEDMAVTLAKISEATGSKTAVMWVIPREADLHLVLITPNQPPIVRDLEDVPKDVLFPVAETFQRDISSPLTQQPSLVAAQQLYEWIIGPYEEDFLKPQGIETILFCLGAGVRTMPFAALHDGEQFLIEKYTLSRIPAFNLISMEPGNVRRPRILAMGASEFPNQSPLPAVPVEINTILQQVQTGNQRVRTQGLLNRSFTMRNLERNLRRQRPDIVHLATHAEFLPGKPSNSYIQLWDDRLGLDQVDQVEWRLPMLELLVLSACRTAVGDRDAELGFAGLALQSGVKSVLASLWYVDDLGTLALMSEFYGQLPQEATKGEALRQAQLNLLNQTVKVENRQLELSQTQVALPNTLTRMGDIDFSHPRYWAAFTMISSPW